ACCTTGGGGTCTTGGGTAGGACACTCTTACCCAAGATGAGTCCGCTCGCCCTTTAATTGGTACAATCACTGAACTTCAGCACTGGGAATTGGGCTCAGGTCCTGCAGAAGAACAATGGCTGCttttaatttctgagccatctgtctCGCCTGGGGCTCAAGGTGTTAAATCACACATTACACTTTTGGTCACAGTCACACAGCAGCTGTCAGTGACAGCCCACGGGCCATACCCCATCCAAACAGAATATCAATTCCAtatccagacgcctcccttgtcACACGTGAAAACCCAGATCAATGCCCTCTCCCATCCCACACTTGCATAGGAGAGGCGCTAAGTCCTCGGTCCGACTCTGCTCTCTGTTTCGTTTGTGCACAGGCTCTCCTGCTGCTGCGGACGCCTCTAAAAAGCCAGGCAGCTCACCTCCCAGCACCAGCACACCATGTGGATTATGTTAATCCTCGGGGGCAATACTGACTAAAACCCCACCAGAACAAGAAAATGTTGGAGAGACTTGAGGCTGCACAGTGCTTATGTGCATCGTGAGGGTCCGTCTCGCACAGGGGAGAGAGAGTACGGATATGGCTTGACATGATGGCAGCCATTTTGAGCTACAGCTGCTGTGACTGAGGCACCCCAGTTGGGTTTTCCTACAAAGTTTGCTGGGAAACCATAACACAAGACTGTGAAAGCACACGTGCACTGGATGACGTGGAGGGATGTGCCTGGTTCTTGATGGAATCTGAAGATAAACCAGAGACATTCTGGCCTGAGAACACGCTTTTTGTCCTAACCCATAATGACACTGTCTTCTGTCCCAGATGCAGGGACACACTCAGTGCTTGGCCACCCAGCTCCCCAGAACCTTCCTCTGCCGGTAAGTTTGCCAGtctatctcactgtgtagtcctagctctgtctgcctctctccctctccttcttcccagtgttgtCATCGGTGTGTTTATGTGTCCATCTGTGCTGGTGCGTTCAGAGTCTAGTGGTCCACAtggggtgtcttcttcaattactccccactttaaaaaaaaaaaaaacatttaaaatggcatgtgttgttgttttgagacatctcactgtgctgccctggctggcctggaactctgtagactcACTGAGAGtctccctctgctccccaagtACTCAGATTGAAGGAGTGGGACACCACACCCGGCTTCAATACATTgaaagtttatgtgtgtgtgcacaaatgtgcCACCATGGGTGTCCAGATCAGAGGAACACTTTTAGAAATAAatcctctccttccatgtggATCCCTGGAATTgaatcaggcttggtggcaagcacctttacccactgagacttCTCACTGGCCCAGTACCTTATTTTTCGAAGATAAGATCTTGCACCAaaaacctggctggcctggccagCTGGAAAGCAAGTCCCAGGGGTCCTCTGGTCTCCAACTCCGAGTAGTGGGGTTGCAAGcttgcaccatcatgcccagcttttatcccaggggctggggatccaggctcaggtccccatgcttgcatagCATTTCCTGACTGAGCCAACTCTACAACGGCATCTCTTTCTTTGGTCCTGAGCACCTAGGGCCAGGGATTACTCCAGAAGAGGTGGTGTGAAGGTTCTCTGGTTTCTTCTCCCAGATGAGAGGGAGGAGCCACCCACACAAACAACTCTGTTTGAGCTCATTCCTTTGGTTCCCCTGAAAAGGTGACACACCCTCTCACTTCTAGGGAACTGGCAGGAGCCAGCCCCAGAGGACAGGAGGGGATTTAGGGGCCAGAAGGCGCTCAAGACAACAAGTGTGGGCTGAGCGAGCTGGGGACAGCCACTGTCAGCAGGCGATCAGCAGGTGAGAAGGTTAGTCTGCCCCTCTACCTGCTCCCCCAAGCAAAGAACATCCCTTCTCTTACCCCTTACAGCATCCTGCTCCCTGCCTGGCTTCCAGAGGGGCGCTGGCAGCTCTGAGGATGTCCTTGGAAAGGGACCTTCCCTCGGTAAGGGAAGGGAaccttggaggctgaggctgcaGGCTTGGAATTCACAGCTCTGGGTCCACTGGAGAACAAGGATGAGGAAGATGCCCCACCTTCCGTATCCCCTTTCAAAACTAGCCTTGCCTCCACCAGTGGGAATCCACACAGGATTAGGAGTCTGGATTAAACACCCTTGGTATACCGTAGGGCACTGAGGCCCACAGAGGAGAAGGGTCCTGCCTCTGTCACCAATGATGCACAAGAGTCCAGAAAAAGTCCCTAATTTTAAGGTCCTGAGGACCTGCACTCTGACCCTGACAGCTGGGCTTGTAGGAGGTACCAGGAAGGATCCTTGGTGATGAGCCGGGAGGTGACACTTATCGGGACACTGCAGAAGTTCTGGGACCACGAGAGGAAGCAGGGGCTAATGGATGTGAGCCTCTGTGAGTGGAGAGATAGCTAAGGTGGTCTCCTGGGCAGGGGACACATCCCAAGCCGGGAATGAGGGTAAAGCACAAAGTACACAGTGTTCTCTgtctcccacctccctctccatctctgacCTTGTCCCCCACCACTCCGTCCTTGTCTCCTTgtctgtgtctccctccctctcccacccactccccatcTATCCTTTCCTATAGCTGTTCCTCCCTAGCAGGCCCTGTCCCCAGAACCTGGGTCTGGGGCCTCATACCTGGAACATTCCCTGAGCTAGGACAAGATCCACCATGGGCCTTATGAAAAGAGAGGTACTGCTCTGAGACAACCCTCCCCCCAGCTCCCTGCCCCCCCCTGCCCCACACTGAGAGCACCAGGAACTCTCCTACTCTCCTGCTGCTAATCACTCCCCCAGAAGACTCAGGGCCCTGAGACCCATCACTGAAGTGAGAAGCCACAGTCCTTTGGGACCCTGAGGGTTTAGTGTCCTGCTCCAGATGGACTGTGTGGGGAAGTCCCCTAAAGCCTCATCCAGCACAGAACAGTGTCCTGGAGTCCTACTAGGCGCCATCAGAGACCCTTGAGTGGGTGTGGTCAGTGCCTTGGAGCCCTCACACTAGTACACgatggaaaagaaagggaagtccCTCCGCCTGTGGCCCCTTTGCCTGAAACTGGTAGGTCTCTGCAAGGAAGCACCTCACACAGGAAGGGTTGGCCAGCCAGGAGGAGGGCAGAGAATGCTGCCTCAGAGCACAGCaggtgttggggaggggggcgagaTCACACGCAGCTAGGAAAGGGGGGCAAGCCCACACCAACTCCAGAAGCTGGGGACTCCTGATGTCTTACCTCCCACACTCAGAGCACTGTCACCCTTTGCAGGGGCCTCCCAGATCACCCACGGAAGCCAGCCAGGATGTTCTCCATATTCAACATCTGGGGCACGTTCAACAGTGTActcttctacctcagcctccttgtCAGCCTGGCAGGGCTGGGGGGCAACGCTCTGCTGCTCTGGCACCTTGGTCTGCACATCAAGAAGGGCCCCTTCAACATCTACCTGCTGCACCTGGCCGCTGCCGACTTCCTCTTCCTCGCCTGCCAGGTGGGCTTCTCTATTGCCGAGATCGCCCTGGGCTACGAGGACACACTCCACTTCCCGATCATCTTCTTGTGGTTTGCTGTGGGGctctggctgctggctgccttcGCTGTGGACTGCTGCCTCGCCTACATGTTTCCCTCCTATTGCAGCCCCAGCTGCCGCCCCAGGTACACCTCAGCCGTGCTCTGTCTCCTGATCTGGGCACTGACCATGCCGGCTGTGCTCCTGCCGGCCAATGCCTGTGGACTGCTATACAAGGGGATGAGCTTCCTGGTCTGCCTCAGTTACCACTGGGCCAGTGTGGTCTGGCTCGTGGTGCTGGCGGTCATGGCCTGTGGGGCGAGCAAGATCCTCTTGATCTGTGGGAACTGCTGCTCTGGGCAGCCACTCCCCAAGTTCTGCAAAGTGGCCCAGTGCTCCGGGATCCTGCTGTTCTTCTGCCGCCTGCCCATGGTGGTCTACTGGAGCCTGCGGCCGGTCATAAAATTCCTGCTCCCCTTCTTCTTGCCATTGGCCACCCTCTTAGCCTGCATCGACAGCAGCGCAAAGCCCCTCTTGTACTACATGAAGGGCCGGCAGCTCAGGAAGAAGGAGCCGCTGCAGGTAGTTCTAAACAGGGCTTTAGGGGAGGAGTCCCCGTCAAGCCTTGGGGGACTATCCCTGCCTATGAGGCAAGTGTAGAGTGGCCGGCCATCCTATGCCCACCTGCCCTGCCCTCATAGCTGCCAGGGGACACCCCCCCCCTAGTCTTGCTCAAACTCTTGCCAtgttccagctctgccctctcatGAAGGGAACGAGGTCAGGTTGCATGTTGAACATGCAAAGGACATGGTAAGGACAGGAACAGACAGAGGGGCAGGGGCAAAAGGAGGACCCCAGAGCTACAGTGAGGGCATGTGTCCTGCATCCTTCTGCCCCTGTGGCAGCCAACCCAAGAAAACTGCCCTTCAACCCCAGTGGGCCTGGCAGGGGGAGCTTTGCTTTGCCTCCTACGGTAGACGGGCCAGGTGACTGGAggctcagcatcagctcctgggGAGCATTCGCTGCTCTTGGGGGCCACTGACCCTTCAGCTCTGTCCACAGAGGTCTTATGTTGGATGCATCCACTACAAGGCTTCGTCTAAACtgctgtttctccctccctcGTCCCAGCATTCCCCACAAAACGTTCACAGTCCAGGTGGCTACTGCCTCCCGACTTCTCCAGCCTGGTGTCACTCGTGATGGCCACAAGGTGGTGCTGTTTTACCACTAAACAGACGCAGTCTGTCCTGGCTCCAGGGCCACCCCAAGTAGTTGCATCCTGGTTacttctgcctctcaggtgccCCCAAAGAACCTTCACAGTGCCAGCAGGGCACCCCTGGCTTCTATCCAGATCCCATCGCTTTCCCTCGGCTTCTCCAAGATTGTGCTCAGCCAAGCTGTTTCTGCAGACTCCACCCTGGCCTGCCAGCCAGCTTCACCTTCAgttggagaaaagaggaagggagccaAGCTTCCCAAGTGCACACTGTTTCTGTATGTTTTATGATggctctttaaaacaaaacaaacaaacaaaactgctttCATTGTCATTCTTAAAGCATTCAGGCCCTGGGCCTGGAGAAAAGCCTTGGCTGTTGAGAGCGCTGGCTGCTCctcccaaggacctgggttcagttcctgagacccacgtggtagctcacaaccgcctgctccaggggatctggcaccttcttatggcctctataggcactgcatgcacatagtacacagacataacacccagacacatgacataaaaatgtaaagaacagCATTCAAACCTTACCAAGAACACCAGGGAAATAAGTTGCCAACACGCTTTCCAGACAGATGGAAACATCTGGTATGAAAAAGAACATTCCACCCATGTATCTTTCTGACAGACACCCTCAGAAAACTCCTCCCCTTTGTGTATGTATCGGGAAGGGCATATGTATACGTGCCCATGAGGGTGTGAGTGTAGGTATAGATACAtgggcatggaggccagaggccagccttggtttGTCTATAGTAGGCATTTGCAgcttttagacagagtctctcactggaccctggggcttgctgactaaGCTAGGTTAGGTGGTCAGCAAGTtccacctgcctccatctcctcagccctggaattccaagcatgcatcaccacacctgggctTTACTTGGGCTCTGGGGACCCGATTCAGGTCCTTAGGCTAACACAGcacacactttaccaactgagctgtttatattgatattttaattcaaagaaaAGATGTTCATTTCCATCCTCTGTGAGACCCAGCATGGTGACCTGACTGCTAGATAAAGCTGTGTTTTCCCATTTGAAAGGTAATATGCTACTCACTCTGGGGACTTTGGAGAATGTTCTTAGAATGGAAAGAAACCCTGCTTGTAGCCCAGCCAAAAGGAACCACCTCTGTAGGGTGTATTCCTCCCCAGGACACGACTGAAGCCATCCCATGTCCCCAGTCCTCCTTGGGATGGAGCCCTCAGAACTGGAGAGGCTCCAACAGGGAATCTGGTAGATGTGAGACCCTTAGACTAAAGGCCAGCATGGGCTCAGAAAGGGTGAGTGGAGGACCCAGTGGATGAGGCCGCTTTGGAGAGGCAGATTGGGAAAAATCTGCCTATTTCATGAATTTCACACCAGACCCCAAGGAATAGAGTGGTCTCTTCCCAGAAGGCTTGCCACTGAGATAAAGGTGAAATAAATCTGAGGTCAGCTGTACCCTCTTTGCCTAAGGACACAGATGCAGGCCCTGTAGGGTGTCCATCTGTGTGCCAAGGTGACAGGTGAATATCACAGCAGCTGACAGCCCTGGAGCATATGATAAATGAGTTGATTTAGACAGATGGGGGGCGGGGACATAGGACCTCTGCTCCCCAGGCCACTGCTGGGTATGAGGATGTTAGTGAAGCCCAGAGGCAGCAGCAGTCATGTCTATCGTAAGCTAGTGGGGCTCACATGGAGTGTCAAGGCTGCTCTTGGGGTAGCTTAAATTGAGGCAGATGCAGGACAGTCCTGACTCCATCCAAGGGTGGCTAGGCTCCTGCCTTCTGGCACCTCTGTAGCTGGATGACCTCTAGGGGGTCACCTGGCAGCTCAAAACCAGTTCTGTAAAAGAGGCAGAAGTTTGCCAGGACAGCTGAGCCAGGCTTTAGCAGCAGATATTCTGCCCTAACCTTCAAAGCCAAAGCCATCACACCTCTCATGGCAGATGGAGATGCCCTGTGCACCCTGCCCATATGACGTCACACCTCCTCCGCCTGGCTGCTTGCCTTTATCCTGCTCAGGGTGTTGTTTGTTGACTATGGTGCTGTGGCTCCTGGCAGCAGGAATCTGTTCTCAACGCTTCTTACCTGTCTGGGgaccacacatacataccacacagcAAACCTGACCTGCTTGGTTCTGCATCTCTCACGAGCAGGTGTGCTCCTGAGGGCTCAGAGTCAGCAAGCAGCAGTCACACCGTCCctggatgggaggaggaggagccaggaaaCATGGATCCGATGAATGGAGGGACTGGTAGGTGCTCAGTGGGGAATAAggtcaaatgaataaatgatacaACTGATGGACGCTGACTGTGCTGGCTATGAGTTCTGGAAGCTTCCCAGCCAGCTCAACCTGATCACAGACACCAGACTCAGGCTCAGGTTTGCTCAGTGTGGAGCCAGATCCCCAGGGCTCCCTGATTCCAGCAACTCCATTCTGGGCCCTGGGTGTGGTGCTGGGGGTGTGGACCTGTCACAATGGCTCCTGGCCCAAGGAGTTTCTTTCTATATTACCCTCCATCTTATTCTtaaccctggagctcactggtttggCTAAactaactggccagtgagcttcagggatccttCTGTGTCCACTTACCCAGTGTGTGGGTTACAGGGTCACCACACTCggcttcttatgtgggtgctgaggatccaaactcaggtccttatgctgcATAACAAGCTCTCTGTTGACAGAATCACCTCCACAGCCCCCAAACTGACATTTCAACAGTGGTGTTTTCCGACCTATGAATGAGATCTAGCCCTCCGCCTCCCCGTAGCCCTGTGCTTCTATGCCTTCTCCTTTGTGGCTTCCATACAAGTCTTGTCTTGGCACATATCTTGCAAACTCTCCGTGAGGTATTTGTggtttctgtgtgctgtgtacaCACGATCTCTGCATTCTTGCTCTCCAGCTGTTAGCATGGACTTGATTCTGTCTAATGGCTGTCCTTTCGATCTGCTGCGTTCGCTGACGTCTTTCAGGACCTTTTTGGAAACGTCTGAGATTTGCAAATAATCATGTTCTCTCTATTTCTGCCTTTCATTCTATCCTATAGCATCATCCATCATAAAGGCTGTCTTTAGGACGGAACCACGCAGATAGTCATCACTGTCTTATCCCCAGTCTCACAGGGAAAGTGCTTTTCCTTCACCACTAAACACCATTCAGGCATCAGCCATTAAGatcacttactgttcttgcaaatGACTAGGATTTGGTTTCTCACACCCAAAGGGCAGCACACAAGTACCcgtcactccagtttcagggtatctggCTCCCTCTTTTGGCATATGTGAgtactgcatgtatgtgcatgcgtgtagTGATTATACACACTTGCAAGCAAACTctcatatatagatataaaataaaaataaatatttaaaaaaaactgatccAGCTGCAGGCATATTGCTTGTTTGTGTATTCCAACCATGCTGGTAAGTTCCACATACTCTCAGTTTTCCAAGAACATTTCAAACATGCATGTATATTAGATATTGTCAATAGTTCTTTCCTTCAACTGTTAAAATGATCACACAGTATTTCCCCTTTGTCTGTTAAGGGGGTgatttacattgatttttttatttttggttttttgtttttgttttgttttgagacaaggtttctctatatagaccaggctagcctagaactcaaagatctgtctgcctctgcttcccaagtgctgggatcgaaggtgtgtgccaccaccacccagctacatttattttttaaaaatacgttttattatttttaattatgtgtatgggacaggcgttaacagcttagatcaagactgtaaaacatcagtagtgaacttctgccctccggggttctcccattgtgctgtaagcctgtatttaagacctcctccctccttcaataaatggcattctgcataaaaaaaaaaaaaaagccaagttacAACGCAGTAACCAGTCTTCATGGGAGAATCTCCTGCTGAGAACCTGCTCTTAGGTGGAGACAGCCCCAGCCCCTCCAAACAAGCGTAGAGTCCCTCCAGCAAGGGTGGCAGGTGGCTAGGCAGAGTTAATGGTCTGGAAGAGGCTGGCTGCAGGGGGTGCCTAAGAGACGCTGGATGAGGGCGTTTGGCAGCTTCCTGTGAGGAGGTAGGTAGACCCAGCTTCACCAAAGGCAGGAGAGCCAAGCAGACAGATGGGAACCAGCAGGACCTGGCAGGGGGCCGTCTTCATTGATGCCTTATTATATGAAGGGGGGCTGCTTAGAATATGCACGGGGAAGggggccaacttctcagcctagGACAGCCACTCGGGAGTAGAGTTGGGGagctcttccccacccccaaatattGACTCTTTGCTCTCACAGGCTCCAAAATCCTATTGGTGCTACACTTCAGTGGGGGTAGAGTTAGATAAACTGACCCAccaaaataggaaaggaaaatgacTCGGGAGATCTTTTCTCACATAAGGGCTGGACTAGCTCTGGCCACAAGCGAGAGGCAGAAGAGCAACGGTGTCCCCCAGACGCTGTGGGGAGAAATGTGGAGGTCCTGAGCATCCAGGAGAGCTCTGGAACTGGATGTGGCCTCATACAAGGTGCAGCCATTTATTACATATCATCACTGCCACTACACAACCTTGTTCACTGTCACCATCACCACTAACATCAAGgtcatcatcactaccatcactATCGTTaccctgagcagcagcagcatatCACCATCATCAACCATCACTGCTatcaacatcatcaccatcatcactgctTTCTTCATCACCACCATTgccatcatcactaccatcatcatcactaccatcatcatcatcgccaTCAACATCACATCACCACAATTGCTTTCTTCGTCAACATCGTCACCACTCCTCCCCTAAGGCATCCACACTGTCTGCCAAGGACAAATGCCAGTTCAAGTGATCATGGGGTCAGGAGCCATGACTCTGACTTGATACTGTCACTATCGGACACAAGCCTGCTAGGTGCCCAGTCGATAGtgaatggaggagaggagagagaggagaagagaggagaggagaggggaggggaggggaggggaggggaggggaggggaggggaggggaggggaggtaagcgaagggaagggaggaaggaaggaagtagagaagataagcaaggaagagggaaaggaagaagtagggGGAGATGAAAGTGGGGAATCAGAGAGggattggggggagggaaggggtgggagaggaCGCAGAGATAGGTGTCAAAGAGGACTACAGCAGGCTTtctctttgggctgccaaccaactcccaaataaagacacggagacttattattagttatgaatgctcggccttagcttaggctcgtttcttgctagctcttataacttaagtgaACCGGTTTCTCTTCacctatgttttgccttgggcccttttacctttttttccattctatttGTCCTACCTCCTGCTttcctctgtatctgtctgtctgtctgactcagggtgtctccctctctttctccctcattctctcttctctctcctcctgagcctagattcctcctcctacgtattctctctgccctccagccctgcctatccttctactgcctagctactagccattcagctttttattagaccaatcaggtgccttaggcaggcaaggggaaacaaaatgcaacacatctgtaCATAATTAAACAGATGCAGCATAAACAGTGTAGCACACCTTTACAGAGGACAGGCGGGGATCTGCAGTGTCCTCTTGGTAAATGCTAGGAACCCCAGCCCCAGCTGTTCCATTCAGGATGCCCTAGGAAGCTAAGAGCACCCAGAATGGGTAAAGTGAACATCTCACACATACTCCTCTTGTCCTGCCTGTCCACAAAGCAGCCTCCTTCTGCCATAGTGCCCCCCAAGTATACACAGGATACTAAGCTCCCTATCTCCTGAATCCCTGCCCCACAGTGGCCAGGACAAGCCAGGGAGCCTCTGAGAGAGTCAGTGCCCACATCTATGCTCTGGGCAACAGGACACCTTCCAGGAGGAGCATCTGAGAGTCGGGTGAGAGAAGAGTCCATCCTCGTGTGTTTGCTGAGCACTCATGTACCATAAACTCCACTCATCTCTTTACAAAGGTCACTTCACTTGACCCTTATGAGGTGGCTAAACggaggcacagagagagccaGGTTCTGCCAGCAGGTGGCCTCTCagacctcctgtttcctctttgaaGTGTACAGGGCAGGGTGGCCTGCCAGACTGCCACTCTGAGCAACCTCTGCTGCCCAAATCCTGTGGCCCTGACCACTCTCCCCTGCATGCTGAGGTTCACTGCCCAGGAGTTCATGCCAGGAGCAGAGCTAAGTGTAAGCAAGCTGGTCCTTGCCACATACCAACACACAGAGGCAGATACCCACAAGTGCGGAGCCAGAGACAGTTTTGCTGACATCGTAAGTACAGTAGAGAGACACTAACACTGTCTGTACAATTGCCCCCCCCCTCACAGCCACCCCTGAGGAGCCCTTCTGGAGCAGGCATGGTGCTTCTCCCCAGAAAGGCCTCCTGGGAGCTACCAGGGCGGAAGGACAGCTGGataggggaggagaaggaaggacaggggagaggagggaaaggctgAGCAATGGTGCTGGGAGAAGCTGGCGCCCACTGCACTAGATACAGAAGATGTGCCACGTACAGCCTCTGTGCTTTGTCCCTGGGGAAGAAAGACCGTAGAGGGGTTAGGGAGTCTGTCAGTGGGGTGTTAGGTGTTTGCTCTAGAGTAATTTCTCTTCCTGCAGCCCCTATCCAAATGAGCTGCAGAAGAGACAGCCCTGGTGTTAGGTAAGTGCATCTCCTGCTGCATCCAGGTTGGGCTGGATGCCCAGAGGAAGGCTGCAGAGGACCACGCTGGAGGGGACAGCTGTCCCCGAACATCACACATCAGGCCATTGTGGGTCACTATTTGCAAGTCTCTGGGGTACATCCCAGCAGTGAGCCCCTCAGCCCTAGGTCGCGTGCCTCACGCGCCCGCCTCACAGATCCACACTTGCCTGTAGCTGCTGCCATCCCGCCAGGAAGAGCCTTCACTGGAGGCGGGGCAGTCGGGTCTGGCTTGCCATTGGCTCTGAGCGGCTAGTTGGAGGCGGGACTAGCCCACTTGGGGACCCGACCCACTGGAGATAGccgagctgagagtggagaactGAGGACCagcctggaggagagagaaatctGCCCCGTGCCCTCATGCCGTGCTGCACGGTGAGTGTGCAAcaaccctcaccccaccccaccccgcgcaGCCTTGTCCCATCCCTGAGGCTACACTGCTGAGATGCGCTAGGAATCTGAGGGTCTGGAGCTCTACGGGGAGGAGGTTGGGGACCCTGTAGGGTTTTCTGCTGACTTCAAAGTTTTCTGGAGTTGCACCTGGTCAGCTGAACCAGACGTCGTAGGGGCACCCCTGCTCAGGTCCGCTGTACCCCAGCAGTTGTCAGCCCCACAGGCCGATAGCAGGCGTGATGGGAGCAGGCAGCTGGTTCCAGCAGCCCCGGGGTGCCTTGGGCAGGGATGCTGCATTGCACCCACACACAGGGCCCTGCTCCCTTGTCAGGGTGGCTCCTGTCACCACCTACTGCCTGCACTACCGCCAAGAGTGG
The sequence above is drawn from the Peromyscus leucopus breed LL Stock chromosome 1, UCI_PerLeu_2.1, whole genome shotgun sequence genome and encodes:
- the Mrgprg gene encoding mas-related G-protein coupled receptor member G isoform X1 — encoded protein: MTLSSVPDAGTHSVLGHPAPQNLPLPGTGRSQPQRTGGDLGARRRSRQQVWAERAGDSHCQQAISRGLPDHPRKPARMFSIFNIWGTFNSVLFYLSLLVSLAGLGGNALLLWHLGLHIKKGPFNIYLLHLAAADFLFLACQVGFSIAEIALGYEDTLHFPIIFLWFAVGLWLLAAFAVDCCLAYMFPSYCSPSCRPRYTSAVLCLLIWALTMPAVLLPANACGLLYKGMSFLVCLSYHWASVVWLVVLAVMACGASKILLICGNCCSGQPLPKFCKVAQCSGILLFFCRLPMVVYWSLRPVIKFLLPFFLPLATLLACIDSSAKPLLYYMKGRQLRKKEPLQVVLNRALGEESPSSLGGLSLPMRQV
- the Mrgprg gene encoding mas-related G-protein coupled receptor member G isoform X2 gives rise to the protein MQGHTQCLATQLPRTFLCRGLPDHPRKPARMFSIFNIWGTFNSVLFYLSLLVSLAGLGGNALLLWHLGLHIKKGPFNIYLLHLAAADFLFLACQVGFSIAEIALGYEDTLHFPIIFLWFAVGLWLLAAFAVDCCLAYMFPSYCSPSCRPRYTSAVLCLLIWALTMPAVLLPANACGLLYKGMSFLVCLSYHWASVVWLVVLAVMACGASKILLICGNCCSGQPLPKFCKVAQCSGILLFFCRLPMVVYWSLRPVIKFLLPFFLPLATLLACIDSSAKPLLYYMKGRQLRKKEPLQVVLNRALGEESPSSLGGLSLPMRQV
- the Mrgprg gene encoding mas-related G-protein coupled receptor member G isoform X3; the encoded protein is MFSIFNIWGTFNSVLFYLSLLVSLAGLGGNALLLWHLGLHIKKGPFNIYLLHLAAADFLFLACQVGFSIAEIALGYEDTLHFPIIFLWFAVGLWLLAAFAVDCCLAYMFPSYCSPSCRPRYTSAVLCLLIWALTMPAVLLPANACGLLYKGMSFLVCLSYHWASVVWLVVLAVMACGASKILLICGNCCSGQPLPKFCKVAQCSGILLFFCRLPMVVYWSLRPVIKFLLPFFLPLATLLACIDSSAKPLLYYMKGRQLRKKEPLQVVLNRALGEESPSSLGGLSLPMRQV